From the genome of Setaria viridis chromosome 1, Setaria_viridis_v4.0, whole genome shotgun sequence:
CTTCTCTTTTCCTGTCTAGATTGTTATGTATGGTCCTTTCGGATTATAAGCTTTGGTTTATCCGATCTGATTTCGAACCAGTACTTGCTGCAAACTAGGTAAATATGTTTCAcgaggatgaaactcctctcattTCGTGAAGCTCCAGCCCTCTCTTCTCGTAAAGATCATGCcacgtcagcaaaattgctgatgtgacaTAAAAATTAATTGCTGTACTCATTTTTCCTTGCAATAAAATACACTAACATACACTCCTGCAATATGTATTCAGAATCCGGAATCATTCAGGAAGTTCCCAAGCAAGAAgagggcgaggaggaagaggatgaagagtaTGACGATGAGGTCGACGAGGTTggtgaggatgaagatgaggatgatgaggTGGATGAAGTTGAGGAGGAAGACAAGGGGGAAGATGAGGAGACACTGAAGGTAAAAGCAGAAAAATACTAGAGCTAGTGCTGACAGAAGTTATTTGGTCGCATTTGATTTGCTCCGTGATTTTAACTAGTTCTTCTGACCAAGCTTTAAAACTCCAATTGTTGTTCAGATGATGGTCGATGACAATAAACTGGCAACTGATGTACAGCGTCAAGTCCCTAATGAAGGCGAACGAGAGTGCAAGAAGCCAGCAGGATTAGATGTTACGGCAGGCGTGCAGTATGCAGGTCGTGGCAAGGTCTGCAGGTTCAGGCATGACAGGATGGTATCTAGTTTGTTACAAGTTTGTTTAGAGTTTGGCAATGGGAAGACTAGTTAGTTCGGATAGTTGTTTGGTTTACCAGAGGGCTTGTTCGTGGACTTATTACATGATGAAGGGCAAAGGCATTGGCCTACATGTGTAAAGGCTATTGTAACTGGAACGGCAAGCAATAGATTGAATCTTTCTTCCCAATCTTCTGCTGGAGCCATGGAAGCTTTTCTTTAAGATCCTACCCCTGACCATCAGAACACATTGATATGAATTTGAttctgtaatttttttttcaagaattgCAGATCTCTGCTCATTTAGCACGCATAAAAAGAGGCTTGCAACTCTGAACAAGCGCACCAAAGGTCCAGACCCTGCTTGATGTCCTGTCAATTCCCAATCCATCTCTGCTCATCTGAGTCAAACTTTGCCTGCCTGCAATTCTTATACTACAAAATTTTGCGACGTtccgataaaaaaaaattatacaagcGAACATCCCGTCATCTCATATTTGTGGAGCTTAAAATCCAAATTTGATGGTTTTTATGACTGTCACTCTGTAATTTACGCCATCACAGTTTCACACCCGACTCATCACAAATCACTCAAGCAGTGAGATACTAATCAATTCATGGCACAAAATTTAGCCTTCAAATCCAGTGTTGGGTGCACTGACTTTCAGAAATGTAAGAAAACCTATGCATTGCGAAAGCTGATATGGACAATTTTACAACTTACAGGTACAATCTGTTAATGATTAACCAAACCATCTGGCGTCTACTGTAACCTAAACAGGAACTGCCTGATACCATTCTGATCCTAGCAGCCTTGTCTCCAACTCCAAATGGCAGGGCGCAGAATTGCATTCCAACGTTGCATTGCAACGTTGAATGTTTCACGCGCTTTGTTCATCTGAGGCAACAGATGGCTATCACTCTTGGAACTGAAACTCATTTGGGCAGCGAGCTCCAATCATCAGTTTCTTGGTATTCAAGGATCAAAGGCGTTACCTGAGTCTCTGTTTCTGTTCTTTGATATCCTTGTGCAGAACATGAACATCAACAAGAATGTTGATACCATAAATAGCCGAAAGTACGTTCTTAGCTCCTGCATTCCAAGGTCAAGCCCTTCCAGCTTCCTCCTCTCACGGGAACTCTTCCGCTCCACATTTCTCTCAACGTCTCCTCCGATTGGGACCCAGTTGTCCAGTGCGCCTTGTGATACTATCTGGGAATCTTGCAGGTTTCGCAAGCCTTCCTCAAAAAGTATGAGAAATGCCATGCACCACTTGTTGATGACTCTCTGTTGACAGAAATGATGGTTATCAAACAGAAATAACACCACTAAGAATATTGTAGGAACAGGGATGCTAGATTTCCCTACATCAAATGTTGTCTTGTCAACAGGATTGAACATCTTGAAGCAATCGTCAGTGGATGCTTTCTCATCTCCATATATCTGAATATCCGCAAAAATGAGCTTAGTGCTATTGTGTCCATACAGTTCTGTGCTACTCCAAACAGAGATAATAGATTGACCAACCTCAAAGGTGAACGGCATTGGCACCTTTGCAATATCATGCATGTAATCAGTCGTGGTCCCATGTGCAAGATATCTGGTAAGGGAAAGGGTAAAAAAACAAATAGTTTAATGTCAATACAATTTCTCAGAGTAAGCGATATAGTCAACGAGCTTCACAGGGTGACAAACAACAAAAGAATATAattgaaaaatatgaaaacatGAAACGTGTGATATGTACATACCCAACAGATCCACCACCTGACCCAACTAGGCAGCTATCTTGGAAATGGCGATGGTTCAAATTCTCCAAAACTGACCACATCAAATGAGCAGATGCTCCATTTGGTGTGGTATTCTTGTGATCATATGGCATAAATAAGGCCTGCGGTTGAAGAAGAGAATGATAAGATGAGACAGACATGAATTAGCAGAATCAAGAACTACAGCAGTAGGGCTATGTGCAACTGCAAGTCTCTTTCTATGCTGGCTTTCCTTGGTTATTATGTTTAAATTTTAAGATCATTGTTGAAATGTGATTTTTGCTAAAGCACGCTCCTAGTCCCATCACCTATCTTCAGAACTCCACAAATTAATCTTGGTGGTAGTTGCACTCCATAAATAATATGAACTAACCACACACCATAGCATTTCATGCTAGCTGTATATCATGAGACAGAACCTGATATATAACCATATGCATATTGTTTGCTACATTTATAAAGGGAAATGGTATCTGTAATACTCATacatatcatttttttattcTATCTTTGAGTGTAGTTAATGACAAACTAGCATATGACCACATGATGATTAAAAACAGAATATTTTGTACGTTGCAGTCTGAGTAAAAAATAGTAATCAAAATTTATAAGTGCCTAGATGGCAACCATGCTTGGAAGTATCTTCTTTCCTGAAGGGTCAAAATGCCATCCTTTTGTGGCTTAGGTGCATAAATACTCTGATCTAACTTGTTATTATGTGTCGCACACAGGATAGCAACAGAACAAAAGAATAGCATTACCTCCATTCCAGAATGCACATTCACCCAAACATGAGGTTTAAATGACCTGGATAGTTCCCTCATGATCTGGGTCTCAGGTTCACTAAAAGGAGCTATGCCAGGATTTTCCTCATATGGGTCATAGTCCTATAATATAAgaaaacacacaaaaaaatcAATATGTTAATAGTATGCATATTTGTAAAACTCTGACGGGacacaacaacaaaggatcatGTAGACAAAACAATAACGAACCTATCACCAACGAATATACATGGTAAAGCATGCCAAATGCATAAGTACAATTTTATATAGATATAATCTCCAGTTTAAAATTAGTGATCATACATGTCAATCAGCCAAATTTTCTGGGGCAATCCTATAGTACATGTATGATCACAAAAACATTCATAAAAGATCCGCAAAATTCTGATCATCCAACCATAAATTGAACATACAAGGCTGTGCATGATCAAAGTTCATCCAGTCCAAGTCTGCATAGATATAGCTTTATACTAAAAATAACTATTCCTGGATGAGCTTACAAGGGCAATGCTCTAATATGTTTGACAATAAGTACAGAAGCTTGTCAAGTAATTACACAGAACTAACTGGTAAACATGGAAATTCACAAATGAACTAGTGGTAGTCAAGATTCAGTTTAAGATATACTTTAAAAGAATCAGCATACAACAAACGCCAAGAGGAATTAGATTTTTCACCCAGTGCACAGTGAGAAACTACCAAGATACtgaccttttctttctttccccagTCAACACTCCAATTCCTATTAAGATCAACTCCTCTTCCTGCCAAAGGgaaaatatatatttaaaaaaaattggcacAAAAACTGCTTTTAGTGAATGGATTTGTAAATAAAAGACCAATCACCATTTCTCCTATCACAAAGCTCCCCTTCTTCAACGCGTCTACGACCATTCAAATTTTCCATTGGCACCACCTTAAAGAGAAAGATACATGTAAAAACATTAGTCCTGTAATGAAATAATGATTTAGAACAGAAGTAACATAAACAAAATAGTGGGAGCGGAAACAAGTGTAAGAACATGATACAGTAGTAAAGGTGACAATACTAATGATGCCATGCAATGGAAGTGTTTCTACTATCCAGGACAAATCCATCCCgttaaaactagaacaacatcATAATCATCCTGATTATCCATCAAGAGCCTTAATTAGTATATATTGGGTGTACCCAGTGCTGGaagctcccacacaaggaaATTTCTAGACAGCCCCCACCTTgcaaaatttggaaaaaaaaatctggttTGAACCCAGGACCTCCAGGACACAAGTGGAGAGACTCTACCACTGCGCCAAGCATGCCCTTTCAATAGCACTTAACAATAGTGCACTAAATTTTTTTACAACGCGGGTACAACAAAATGTAGATCAAGATCATAATGCCAGCATAAGGGCAACACCCCTCAAGAAAAAAATGTATTTGTCCCTAGGTTCCAtatcatagaaaataaattatgCTAGTCCAATGCAGAGCATAGCAGAACAAAGGGCACATTTGCAAAATGTGTTCCATAAATTTTTTAACAATTAGTCAAGACTGAATGTAAAATAAGTTCAAAGGACTTACTTTGATCACAAGGTTGTCTAGCACTTTCTCAAAGGATGAAAGATCCACACCGGCAATCTTATGCTTCTCCGTTAAAATATAGAGAAGGCGTAATGCAACTTCAGAGGTAATAAGTTCTCTGCCGTGCTGCCCAAAGCTCTGGAAGACAATAACCTTTCTGTCAAAACCGCAAGATATCAATAATTTAATTTACAAATCAACACAAAGGTATTAAGCCAAAATGAATGCTTTATTAGTCTCATTTTATTTTATGCTGTGTGCCCTCTCAACTGAGGTGGGATGGCGGAGAATATTTGGGTGGAATGCTCATATTTGATCTTGAGATATTGGATCAATTGTGCGGTGCAACTGATTGAGGGAAGCATAATGATGCATACGATTAGGGAAGAAAATGAGTGAAGATATATTAGATGGAAACTTACCAGAAGGATATGAACCTTTGATCCATTATCCACACTCTCTTTCACGGGATTAAAAGTAACTACAAACAGCTCCGCAGAATAGCCTTTGTTACTTGTTCTTATAGTGTCCATCTG
Proteins encoded in this window:
- the LOC117863595 gene encoding metallocarboxypeptidase A-like protein MCYG_01475 isoform X2 — protein: MAASPPRPPLHLLLTLALALTVAAAGKISADRTPISRDIYHSSDSLLREIKDLVARHSNKLSMDTIRTSNKGYSAELFVVTFNPVKESVDNGSKVHILLVIVFQSFGQHGRELITSEVALRLLYILTEKHKIAGVDLSSFEKVLDNLVIKVVPMENLNGRRRVEEGELCDRRNGRGVDLNRNWSVDWGKKEKDYDPYEENPGIAPFSEPETQIMRELSRSFKPHVWVNVHSGMEALFMPYDHKNTTPNGASAHLMWSVLENLNHRHFQDSCLVGSGGGSVGYLAHGTTTDYMHDIAKVPMPFTFEIYGDEKASTDDCFKMFNPVDKTTFDRVINKWCMAFLILFEEGLRNLQDSQIVSQGALDNWVPIGGDVERNVERKSSRERRKLEGLDLGMQELRTYFRLFMVSTFLLMFMFCTRISKNRNRDSDEQSA
- the LOC117863595 gene encoding metallocarboxypeptidase A-like protein MCYG_01475 isoform X3, encoding MAASPPRPPLHLLLTLALALTVAAAGKISADRTPISRDIYHSSDSLLREIKDLVARHSNKLSMDTIRTSNKGYSAELFVVTFNPVKESVDNGSKVHILLSFGQHGRELITSEVALRLLYILTEKHKIAGVDLSSFEKVLDNLVIKVVPMENLNGRRRVEEGELCDRRNGRGVDLNRNWSVDWGKKEKDYDPYEENPGIAPFSEPETQIMRELSRSFKPHVWVNVHSGMEALFMPYDHKNTTPNGASAHLMWSVLENLNHRHFQDSCLVGSGGGSVGYLAHGTTTDYMHDIAKVPMPFTFEIYGDEKASTDDCFKMFNPVDKTTFDRVINKWCMAFLILFEEGLRNLQDSQIVSQGALDNWVPIGGDVERNVERKSSRERRKLEGLDLGMQELRTYFRLFMVSTFLLMFMFCTRISKNRNRDSGNAFDP
- the LOC117863595 gene encoding metallocarboxypeptidase A-like protein MCYG_01475 isoform X1, coding for MAASPPRPPLHLLLTLALALTVAAAGKISADRTPISRDIYHSSDSLLREIKDLVARHSNKLSMDTIRTSNKGYSAELFVVTFNPVKESVDNGSKVHILLVIVFQSFGQHGRELITSEVALRLLYILTEKHKIAGVDLSSFEKVLDNLVIKVVPMENLNGRRRVEEGELCDRRNGRGVDLNRNWSVDWGKKEKDYDPYEENPGIAPFSEPETQIMRELSRSFKPHVWVNVHSGMEALFMPYDHKNTTPNGASAHLMWSVLENLNHRHFQDSCLVGSGGGSVGYLAHGTTTDYMHDIAKVPMPFTFEIYGDEKASTDDCFKMFNPVDKTTFDRVINKWCMAFLILFEEGLRNLQDSQIVSQGALDNWVPIGGDVERNVERKSSRERRKLEGLDLGMQELRTYFRLFMVSTFLLMFMFCTRISKNRNRDSGNAFDP